In Bacillus sp. SB49, a single window of DNA contains:
- a CDS encoding peroxiredoxin family protein → MTQTFKLNQDAPDFKLPKISGGSFSLSEALESQDQWYLITFFRGSWCPACMSELDEFQDSLDYFKKHDVRVVSITQDRVEDLEKMVEDHGFTFPVLVDEDLEFASSYGVHYHDEQAPYEDHGTHGEPAYFLLDEKGKVLYQQRQTSPFGRPHPNELRKTIKYIKKNLK, encoded by the coding sequence ATGACTCAAACATTCAAACTGAATCAGGACGCGCCTGATTTCAAATTACCGAAAATATCAGGTGGCAGCTTCAGCCTCTCCGAGGCGCTGGAATCTCAGGATCAGTGGTACCTGATTACATTCTTCCGTGGTTCCTGGTGCCCTGCCTGCATGAGCGAATTGGATGAATTCCAGGACAGCCTGGACTATTTTAAGAAGCATGACGTCCGTGTGGTGTCAATTACACAGGATCGTGTGGAAGATTTGGAGAAAATGGTGGAAGACCATGGCTTTACTTTCCCCGTTCTGGTGGACGAAGATCTGGAATTCGCATCCTCCTACGGCGTTCATTACCATGACGAGCAGGCTCCCTATGAAGATCATGGTACCCACGGCGAACCGGCTTATTTCCTACTGGATGAGAAAGGAAAAGTCCTATATCAGCAGAGACAGACAAGCCCATTTGGTCGCCCCCATCCTAACGAGCTCAGAAAAACAATAAAATACATCAAAAAGAACTTAAAGTAA
- a CDS encoding potassium/proton antiporter has product MFFDSYGPNTILLLTALLFFSGVLVAKFSSRWGIPALILFIMVGMLFGSDGLGIIYFDDAKTAQTIGVFALVIILFEGGLHTKWATVRSVALPSLSLATIGVLLTSLMVGIAVYFLVDFTLLESLLFGAIVGSTDAAAVFASLKERNIKAKMGATLEAESGTNDPMAVFLTLSLIQLITQEGTSIWILIPEFFLQMGIGILFGVGLGKLASLSINKIKLDSSALYPVLSVAFALATYSVTAYIGGSGFLAVYVAALVIGNSELTYRYSIFQFNEGFAWMAQILMFVILGLLVFPQELFSSGIILNGLLISIVLILIARPLAVFLSLIKMNYTVKEKLFISWAGLRGAVPVVLATFPIVDGLENSQGIFNLVFFVVLTSALVQGSTINYVANKMQLVGPKKDVPHHSIELISMGKAKAEMIQYQTNAESVIVGQKLRDVQFPNRANISAIIRNNEIITPYGETEIHAGDFLYILVEEKHKEELKKTLEQKRAKQSQAT; this is encoded by the coding sequence ATGTTTTTTGACTCTTATGGACCAAATACCATCCTGTTATTAACCGCTCTTTTATTTTTCAGCGGTGTACTCGTCGCTAAATTCTCCAGTCGCTGGGGCATACCTGCTCTGATTCTTTTCATAATGGTGGGGATGCTGTTCGGAAGCGACGGGCTGGGGATTATATATTTCGATGATGCCAAAACCGCGCAGACCATCGGTGTTTTTGCACTTGTAATCATCCTCTTTGAAGGTGGTCTACATACAAAATGGGCGACGGTCCGTTCGGTTGCGCTGCCATCTTTGTCTCTCGCTACCATTGGTGTTCTGCTCACTTCCCTGATGGTGGGGATAGCTGTTTATTTCCTTGTCGATTTTACTCTGCTGGAAAGTCTTCTCTTCGGTGCCATCGTTGGTTCTACAGACGCTGCAGCCGTATTCGCCTCTTTAAAGGAAAGAAATATTAAAGCTAAAATGGGAGCAACATTGGAAGCTGAATCAGGAACAAACGATCCGATGGCCGTATTTCTGACCCTTTCCCTCATTCAACTGATCACCCAAGAAGGGACCTCCATTTGGATACTGATTCCGGAATTTTTCCTGCAGATGGGCATCGGCATTCTATTTGGTGTCGGTCTAGGAAAATTAGCATCTCTGTCCATCAACAAAATCAAACTGGATTCTAGTGCACTCTACCCGGTACTATCGGTTGCCTTTGCACTTGCGACCTACAGCGTGACGGCCTATATAGGAGGAAGTGGGTTCCTAGCTGTATATGTGGCAGCATTAGTGATTGGCAACAGTGAATTGACTTATCGTTATTCCATTTTCCAATTTAATGAAGGGTTTGCCTGGATGGCACAGATTCTCATGTTCGTAATCCTCGGGCTGCTCGTATTCCCGCAGGAGCTTTTCTCCTCCGGTATCATCCTTAACGGCTTGCTCATTTCCATCGTTCTTATCCTTATCGCAAGACCACTGGCGGTTTTTCTTTCCTTGATCAAAATGAATTATACGGTCAAAGAAAAGCTGTTCATCTCCTGGGCAGGGTTGCGGGGCGCTGTACCGGTTGTGCTTGCAACATTCCCAATTGTCGATGGTTTGGAAAACAGCCAGGGAATTTTCAATCTTGTATTTTTCGTCGTACTGACTTCTGCACTGGTTCAAGGATCAACCATCAATTATGTAGCCAATAAGATGCAGTTGGTCGGGCCGAAAAAGGATGTCCCGCACCATTCGATTGAGCTTATATCAATGGGGAAGGCGAAGGCGGAAATGATACAGTACCAGACGAATGCAGAGTCTGTCATTGTGGGACAGAAGCTGCGTGATGTCCAATTTCCAAATCGAGCTAATATAAGTGCGATCATACGCAACAATGAAATTATTACCCCGTATGGAGAAACGGAGATTCATGCTGGAGACTTCCTGTATATTCTCGTTGAAGAAAAGCATAAAGAAGAACTCAAGAAGACACTTGAGCAAAAACGTGCCAAACAATCTCAGGCCACATAA
- a CDS encoding iron-containing alcohol dehydrogenase has protein sequence MNRFTIPRDIYFGENALEVLNTVAGKKALIVIGGGSVKKNGNLDQIEGYLSEAGLETKVLEGVTEEPSTDLINKYLDEVNDFAPDWIIGVGGGSPMDAAKALWLFYEHPDLTFQEAVEPFQLPELRNKTKFIGIPTTSGTASEISNLSVITDSETGVKYPLASFELTPDLAIIDPVMVESMPKEVIAYSGMDAVTHSIEAYVAKPRTTFTDSLSIEALDILNQNLLASYNGEEAAREKVHYAQAMAGMAFANAVLGNVHSMAHKSGPTFGIPHGCANGIYLPYVIQFNRSVVEDRYAALARRIGLVGSNDKELVDSLIEWVRDLNKAMEVPNNLKDFGIEEALFHDHVDKMAENAVEDPCTGTNPRETSKEEMKDLFTAAYHGKAVTV, from the coding sequence ATGAACCGATTTACCATACCCCGAGACATATATTTTGGCGAGAACGCATTGGAAGTGCTGAATACGGTAGCAGGAAAGAAAGCATTGATCGTAATCGGAGGAGGCTCCGTCAAGAAGAACGGAAACCTGGATCAAATTGAAGGATACTTATCGGAGGCTGGTTTGGAAACGAAAGTTTTGGAAGGCGTCACAGAAGAACCTTCGACTGATTTAATAAATAAGTATCTGGACGAGGTGAATGATTTTGCCCCTGATTGGATCATTGGAGTAGGCGGCGGTTCTCCGATGGATGCAGCAAAAGCCCTTTGGCTCTTTTACGAACATCCGGATTTGACCTTCCAAGAAGCTGTAGAACCTTTTCAGCTTCCGGAGCTAAGGAATAAAACCAAATTCATAGGCATTCCCACGACAAGCGGAACGGCCTCTGAAATATCCAACCTATCTGTCATTACCGATTCAGAAACCGGCGTCAAATATCCTCTCGCAAGCTTCGAGCTCACTCCCGACCTTGCGATTATCGATCCGGTCATGGTGGAATCCATGCCTAAAGAGGTCATTGCATACAGTGGAATGGATGCAGTGACCCATAGTATTGAAGCCTATGTAGCTAAACCACGGACTACATTCACCGATTCCCTGTCCATCGAAGCACTGGACATATTAAATCAGAATCTGCTGGCTTCTTATAACGGGGAGGAAGCAGCACGTGAGAAAGTCCATTACGCTCAAGCGATGGCTGGTATGGCATTCGCTAATGCTGTGCTGGGGAATGTACACAGTATGGCTCATAAAAGCGGACCTACATTCGGAATCCCGCATGGTTGTGCAAATGGTATCTACCTTCCCTATGTCATCCAATTCAACCGCTCCGTAGTAGAAGATCGATACGCTGCACTCGCTCGACGAATCGGCCTTGTCGGAAGTAACGATAAAGAGCTTGTTGATTCTCTCATTGAGTGGGTCCGGGATTTAAATAAGGCAATGGAAGTGCCGAACAACTTGAAGGACTTCGGCATTGAAGAAGCATTGTTCCATGACCACGTGGACAAAATGGCCGAAAATGCTGTGGAGGATCCGTGCACGGGCACCAACCCGCGTGAAACATCCAAAGAAGAAATGAAAGATCTATTCACCGCTGCATACCATGGCAAAGCCGTTACCGTTTAA
- a CDS encoding NAD(P)/FAD-dependent oxidoreductase gives MYDCIVIGGGIAGLQCSIMLGRYRRKVLIIDAGGGRSSLCRQYNNILGFPEGISGEELRKDGWLQAARYSVERKETMAVSLSQESGSFEVETREGVRYKSRTVLLATGVEDNLPDIAGLFPCLGRSIYVCPDCDGYEITNKKTVVIGSGDAGARMAETLMYWTKDLIVIDHLSKEISPVFEELSRMEAIPVIQGKVDQIEQKDGIMAGLKLDSGRVLRAEKAFLALGGSRPVTALAEKLGAIVKGSGPVMTDTRTTATNIEGLFAAGDVSIHSQLATVAMGEGAQAAIWIQKWLRKRE, from the coding sequence ATGTATGATTGTATCGTAATAGGAGGCGGCATAGCCGGCCTCCAGTGCAGCATCATGTTGGGAAGGTACCGAAGAAAAGTTTTAATCATTGATGCTGGCGGTGGAAGATCTTCCTTATGCCGGCAATACAATAATATTCTCGGCTTCCCGGAGGGGATCAGTGGGGAGGAATTAAGAAAGGATGGGTGGTTACAGGCTGCACGTTACAGTGTAGAACGGAAGGAAACCATGGCCGTATCCTTAAGTCAGGAGTCAGGGAGTTTCGAAGTGGAGACGAGAGAAGGGGTACGATATAAGTCAAGAACTGTTTTGCTCGCCACGGGAGTGGAAGATAATTTACCCGATATAGCCGGTCTCTTTCCATGCCTCGGTCGTTCTATATATGTTTGTCCGGATTGTGACGGGTATGAAATCACTAACAAAAAGACGGTTGTCATCGGCTCAGGAGACGCAGGAGCCCGCATGGCCGAGACACTTATGTATTGGACGAAAGACTTAATAGTCATTGATCACTTATCAAAGGAAATATCACCGGTTTTTGAAGAATTATCGAGAATGGAAGCAATTCCTGTCATACAAGGGAAAGTAGACCAAATTGAGCAGAAGGATGGAATAATGGCAGGATTGAAATTGGATTCAGGGAGAGTATTGAGAGCGGAAAAAGCATTTCTTGCCCTGGGGGGAAGCCGCCCTGTGACGGCTCTTGCAGAAAAGCTGGGAGCCATTGTGAAAGGCAGCGGACCGGTAATGACGGATACAAGAACAACCGCTACTAATATTGAGGGTCTGTTTGCTGCAGGCGATGTATCTATTCATTCTCAGCTTGCGACGGTAGCCATGGGGGAAGGGGCCCAGGCGGCGATTTGGATTCAAAAGTGGCTTCGAAAAAGAGAGTGA
- a CDS encoding SRPBCC family protein has translation MIKWKEERKVRENIEDVWVLFSDENIKRIMPKVVEHQLIKGTETEAGAVHQQTYKEGDRLESYEVRTLAYEDIPQKKHKKIQFVISGMFEVTADFQLSESEDGLTMFQYSGRNKGITVLSKLMLLFANRKGNARVVREFMDRVEREAEMKH, from the coding sequence ATGATTAAGTGGAAGGAAGAAAGGAAGGTACGTGAGAACATCGAGGACGTCTGGGTGTTGTTTTCCGATGAAAATATAAAGCGTATTATGCCTAAAGTGGTCGAACACCAGCTGATAAAAGGAACAGAAACAGAGGCAGGCGCAGTCCACCAACAGACATATAAAGAAGGAGATCGGTTGGAATCCTATGAAGTAAGGACGCTCGCATATGAGGACATTCCACAAAAGAAACATAAAAAAATTCAATTTGTAATCAGCGGTATGTTTGAAGTGACGGCTGATTTTCAACTAAGTGAATCCGAAGACGGGCTAACGATGTTTCAATATTCGGGCCGAAATAAGGGAATCACCGTTTTATCAAAACTGATGTTATTATTCGCCAATAGAAAAGGGAATGCACGTGTTGTTAGGGAATTCATGGATCGTGTGGAAAGAGAAGCGGAGATGAAACATTAA
- a CDS encoding effector binding domain-containing protein has translation MTLKYIKEESRTLIGFHILCSEAAYGKEIASASRVLSKEFPASTCQIGAFIPGPCEKDEDGYWLGVPLEEAGEKRAGMSVLTIPAQTYAVMTHTGSGVDIRRTYETLHSIMDVNGYERIFTSFCMEVYRRWGNQEELVVDLYEPVAAKGDILHD, from the coding sequence ATGACGTTAAAATATATTAAGGAGGAAAGCCGGACTCTGATCGGCTTCCATATTCTGTGTTCAGAAGCTGCTTATGGAAAGGAAATCGCTTCTGCCTCCCGTGTTCTTTCAAAGGAATTTCCAGCTTCCACATGTCAAATCGGAGCATTCATTCCTGGTCCGTGCGAAAAGGATGAGGATGGGTATTGGCTTGGGGTACCTCTAGAGGAGGCGGGAGAAAAAAGAGCTGGAATGTCGGTACTTACAATACCAGCCCAGACTTACGCCGTCATGACGCATACGGGCTCAGGTGTGGATATTCGACGTACATATGAAACTTTACATTCTATTATGGATGTAAACGGCTACGAAAGGATTTTTACTTCTTTTTGTATGGAAGTTTACCGGCGGTGGGGTAACCAAGAAGAGCTTGTTGTAGACCTGTATGAGCCCGTCGCGGCAAAGGGGGATATCTTACATGATTAA
- a CDS encoding DUF7010 family protein, whose translation MLDINQARRELADYNRKGVPVLWSALLYWTALLLLSFFITDEKLLAIIYLYGTGLLLPIGVLFAKWMGIELFRKLNPLSGLSGVLAAVPAIMGPLTVYIFFSDPGALPFAIAIITGGHFFPFAWLYESKAYIFPPVAMMIFCLCSIIVYPELQFLLVPIIVIVSISAIIVGTKMESRNKKLEMDGYSAADPKKERRI comes from the coding sequence ATGTTGGATATTAATCAAGCAAGAAGGGAATTGGCGGACTACAACAGGAAAGGGGTTCCTGTTTTATGGAGTGCACTCCTTTACTGGACGGCCCTGCTTCTTTTATCTTTCTTCATTACGGACGAAAAGCTGCTTGCCATCATTTATTTGTACGGCACCGGGTTATTGCTTCCGATCGGTGTCCTGTTTGCTAAATGGATGGGTATCGAGCTGTTTCGAAAATTAAATCCGCTTTCCGGACTTTCCGGTGTCCTGGCAGCTGTTCCTGCAATAATGGGACCTCTCACCGTGTACATATTTTTCTCAGATCCAGGGGCGCTTCCTTTTGCCATTGCTATTATCACAGGCGGCCATTTCTTTCCGTTTGCGTGGCTGTATGAATCAAAAGCTTATATTTTTCCCCCCGTCGCAATGATGATTTTCTGCTTATGCAGCATAATCGTTTACCCCGAGCTTCAATTTCTTCTTGTTCCAATCATTGTGATTGTATCTATCTCCGCTATCATTGTTGGAACAAAGATGGAGTCAAGAAACAAAAAGCTGGAAATGGACGGTTATTCTGCCGCTGATCCAAAAAAGGAGAGAAGGATATGA